In the Clostridium beijerinckii genome, one interval contains:
- a CDS encoding AraC family ligand binding domain-containing protein, with protein MLNEVRTVCFDTELSIEAYNFKGIMQKFPNHFHDYYVIGFIENGKRYLSCKNKQYIIETGDLIVFNPGDIHTCEQIDDRTLDYRCINVKKDVMKKITFEITGKEYLPNFMEFVLFRNELTSSLKELHLMIMDEEKNLKKDELFLFIMEQLIREYSNPVSEMTIQEASAEIKTVCDYLENNYMENITLNQLSNLTGLSKYYLLHSFTKQKGISPYNYLQTIRIGKAKKMLEQGVAPIDVAFKTGFTDQSHFTNFFKKLIGLTPKQYMNIFINRCRSKENE; from the coding sequence ATGTTAAACGAAGTTAGGACTGTTTGTTTTGATACAGAGCTAAGCATAGAAGCTTATAACTTTAAAGGTATCATGCAGAAGTTTCCCAATCACTTTCACGACTACTATGTTATTGGGTTTATTGAGAATGGGAAAAGATATTTGTCGTGCAAAAATAAGCAGTACATTATAGAAACAGGGGATTTAATAGTGTTCAATCCTGGTGATATTCATACATGCGAACAAATTGATGACAGGACACTCGATTATAGGTGCATTAATGTTAAAAAAGATGTTATGAAAAAAATCACATTTGAAATAACAGGAAAAGAATATCTGCCTAATTTTATGGAATTTGTTTTATTCCGTAATGAACTTACATCTTCTTTGAAGGAGTTACATCTTATGATAATGGATGAGGAGAAGAATTTAAAAAAAGATGAATTGTTTCTATTCATAATGGAGCAATTGATAAGGGAATATTCAAATCCAGTTTCTGAAATGACTATACAGGAAGCTAGTGCAGAAATTAAGACAGTGTGCGATTATCTAGAAAATAATTATATGGAAAATATCACATTGAATCAATTAAGCAATTTAACTGGATTAAGTAAATATTATTTGTTACACTCTTTTACTAAACAAAAGGGAATATCACCATATAATTATCTTCAAACAATTCGTATTGGCAAGGCGAAAAAAATGTTGGAACAAGGAGTTGCCCCAATAGACGTAGCGTTCAAAACAGGATTCACAGACCAAAGTCATTTTACAAACTTTTTTAAAAAGTTAATTGGATTAACGCCAAAGCAATATATGAATATTTTTATTAATAGATGTAGGAGTAAAGAAAATGAGTAA
- a CDS encoding GNAT family N-acetyltransferase gives MLINTERLIIRDFQHKDKENLMKIIWQKDVIRFMKDWSENSTVKGRLSGYIDWLKTQKDSKDIYENKRYAVTLKETDELIGMVGMGLEDTLNEVEMAYFIDEDHAGNGYATEALRALYEWCISVSDIPYMILTIDCENIASCKVAEKAQFKLFEKRTPIGHKQPNMESDSYFYYRKYR, from the coding sequence ATGCTAATAAATACAGAGAGATTAATTATTCGTGATTTTCAACATAAAGATAAAGAAAATTTAATGAAAATCATATGGCAAAAAGATGTAATAAGGTTTATGAAAGACTGGTCTGAAAATAGCACTGTTAAAGGAAGGCTTTCAGGCTATATTGATTGGCTTAAGACACAAAAGGATTCAAAGGATATTTATGAAAATAAAAGATATGCTGTGACATTAAAGGAAACAGATGAGTTAATTGGCATGGTTGGAATGGGATTAGAAGATACACTAAATGAAGTTGAAATGGCATATTTTATAGATGAAGATCATGCTGGAAATGGATATGCAACAGAAGCACTAAGAGCATTGTATGAATGGTGCATAAGCGTATCAGACATTCCATATATGATTCTTACTATCGATTGTGAAAATATCGCGTCATGTAAAGTGGCAGAAAAAGCGCAATTTAAATTGTTTGAGAAAAGAACTCCAATTGGTCACAAACAACCTAATATGGAGAGCGATAGTTACTTCTACTATCGCAAATATCGTTAA
- a CDS encoding cytidine deaminase, with protein MIDAKVLIEKAFEAQKFCYTPYSNFNVGAALLCDDGTIYQGCNIENAAFTPTNCAERTAFFKAISEGKKEFTAIAVVGNKKGVKPGEGDFCAPCAVCRQVMAEFCDLKTFKIIIAKSTEEYLEHTLEELLPLAFTGKNLK; from the coding sequence ATGATAGATGCAAAAGTATTGATAGAAAAAGCATTTGAGGCACAAAAGTTTTGTTATACTCCATACTCTAATTTTAATGTAGGTGCGGCTTTACTTTGTGATGATGGAACAATATATCAGGGCTGCAATATAGAAAATGCAGCATTTACACCAACAAACTGTGCAGAAAGAACAGCTTTCTTTAAAGCAATTTCTGAAGGGAAAAAAGAATTTACTGCAATAGCAGTAGTAGGAAATAAAAAAGGGGTGAAACCTGGCGAAGGAGATTTTTGTGCACCTTGTGCAGTATGTAGGCAAGTTATGGCAGAGTTCTGTGATCTAAAGACTTTTAAAATAATTATTGCTAAAAGCACAGAAGAATATTTAGAACATACATTAGAAGAACTTCTACCTTTAGCATTCACTGGTAAAAATTTGAAATAG
- a CDS encoding DMT family transporter, whose product MSNKKVKVGHLSAVMTILIWGTTFISTKVLLKDFTPIEILIFRFVIGYLTLLCICPYHIKKVEFKQELYFAAAGLAGVTLYFLCENIALSYTLATNVGVIISIAPFFTAVFANLFLDNEKLTSYFFIGLTIAIIGILLIEFNGKFVLKLNPFGDILAILAAILWAVYSVVMKKISQFQYNTIICTRKVFFYGLIFMIPAIFICDFKLQLYRFTNVSNLMNILYLGFGASALCFVTWNWSVKILGVVKTSIYIYMVPVITAASSAVILHENITFISIIGIILTLLGLFISDGKQIIRFRRKVETETTA is encoded by the coding sequence ATGAGTAATAAAAAAGTTAAGGTAGGACATTTATCAGCAGTTATGACAATATTAATTTGGGGGACAACCTTCATTTCAACTAAAGTATTATTAAAAGATTTTACACCAATTGAAATTTTAATCTTTAGATTTGTAATTGGATATCTTACATTGCTTTGCATATGCCCATATCATATTAAAAAGGTTGAATTTAAACAAGAACTTTATTTTGCAGCAGCTGGATTAGCAGGAGTAACCTTGTATTTCCTTTGTGAAAATATCGCATTGAGCTATACCCTTGCAACTAATGTAGGTGTAATTATTTCAATTGCTCCATTTTTTACAGCTGTTTTTGCCAATCTGTTTTTAGATAATGAAAAGTTAACATCATACTTTTTTATTGGACTTACAATAGCAATAATAGGGATACTTCTTATAGAGTTTAACGGAAAATTTGTTTTAAAATTAAATCCATTTGGTGATATATTAGCAATACTTGCTGCTATTTTATGGGCGGTTTATTCTGTTGTCATGAAGAAAATTAGTCAATTTCAATATAATACCATTATCTGTACTCGCAAAGTATTTTTCTATGGATTAATTTTTATGATACCTGCCATATTTATTTGTGATTTTAAGCTTCAATTATATAGATTTACTAATGTATCAAATCTAATGAACATCTTATATCTAGGTTTTGGAGCATCTGCATTATGCTTTGTAACTTGGAATTGGTCAGTTAAGATTTTGGGAGTAGTGAAAACAAGCATATATATTTATATGGTACCTGTAATAACGGCTGCTTCATCTGCTGTTATTTTACATGAGAACATAACCTTTATTTCAATTATAGGAATTATTTTAACATTATTAGGGCTCTTTATTTCTGATGGAAAACAGATTATAAGATTTAGGAGAAAAGTAGAAACTGAGACAACAGCATAA
- a CDS encoding ATP-binding cassette domain-containing protein, whose translation MNIPIIRIKNLVKKYDDRLIFDDVSLDIMKGESIALTGHNGMGKSTLIKILCGLTRITSGEVIRDKNLKFNYIPENFSQLNIKAGEYIKLIGEIEGISKDDFVKKTNYLYKEFNLENMINTSMKNLSKGTLQKISVVQALLSKPDILLLDEPLSGQDSDSQKTFIRMVRELIKDGVTVIMSCHEVFLIDQLSSRILQVKDSKIFEIKRADISSEKYASMTFYRKEADKSFVTPNINGIYEYHENEDYIEFKTKISESNRVLTEMINSGYTLKYFER comes from the coding sequence ATGAATATACCAATAATAAGAATAAAAAATTTAGTGAAAAAATATGATGATAGATTGATTTTTGATGATGTAAGTTTAGATATAATGAAAGGCGAAAGTATTGCTTTAACAGGGCATAATGGTATGGGAAAAAGCACATTAATAAAGATTTTGTGCGGTCTTACAAGAATAACTTCTGGAGAGGTTATTAGAGATAAAAATCTTAAATTTAATTATATTCCGGAAAATTTTTCACAGCTTAACATAAAAGCAGGTGAATATATTAAGTTAATAGGAGAGATAGAAGGAATATCAAAAGATGATTTTGTGAAGAAAACTAATTACTTATATAAGGAGTTTAACTTAGAAAATATGATAAACACTTCTATGAAAAACTTATCTAAAGGAACTCTGCAGAAGATTTCGGTAGTTCAGGCACTTTTGTCAAAACCAGATATTTTGTTATTAGATGAGCCATTATCTGGACAAGACAGTGATTCACAAAAAACGTTTATTAGAATGGTAAGAGAGCTTATAAAAGACGGCGTTACAGTAATAATGTCATGTCACGAAGTATTTTTAATAGATCAATTATCTAGTAGAATATTACAGGTTAAAGATTCTAAAATATTCGAAATTAAAAGGGCAGATATTAGCTCTGAGAAATATGCTTCAATGACTTTTTACAGAAAAGAAGCAGATAAATCCTTTGTAACTCCAAATATTAATGGGATCTACGAGTATCATGAAAATGAAGATTATATAGAATTCAAAACAAAAATAAGCGAAAGCAATAGGGTTTTAACAGAAATGATTAATAGTGGTTACACTTTAAAGTATTTTGAAAGGTAA
- a CDS encoding putative holin-like toxin encodes MILISNDILTLLFQGGLFLISLLTLIVVLIEKISKK; translated from the coding sequence GTGATACTTATCAGTAATGACATTTTAACATTACTATTTCAAGGTGGATTATTCTTAATATCGCTGTTAACATTGATAGTGGTTCTTATAGAAAAAATCTCAAAAAAATAG
- a CDS encoding peptidase MA family metallohydrolase, whose protein sequence is MAGKVEEYLDSLGIKNVNREKDYKLNLRKETQNFIICYTQFDKKCIDKVYNVLEDNYNRITNNLNKQLNEKLTIEIHPDHNELHMALGFPNAPDWVRGGLGVGKIVIASPLNPPPGSDFYNVLNTAVHEFVHMIVNKINDNTPRWLNEGIACYEAKDNNENWIIKTVKNGLENNIIPTFKELDTGADFETFFARNGYQYSYTIVESIIKLFGYEKLRNLIKQPNSIVEIFGMTEEELQDKWIDYIKVNYLQS, encoded by the coding sequence ATGGCAGGAAAAGTAGAGGAATACTTAGATAGTCTAGGAATTAAAAATGTTAATAGAGAGAAAGATTATAAACTGAATTTAAGAAAAGAAACTCAAAATTTCATAATTTGTTATACTCAATTTGATAAGAAATGCATAGATAAAGTGTATAATGTCCTTGAAGATAACTATAATAGGATTACTAATAACTTAAATAAGCAGCTTAACGAAAAATTAACTATAGAAATACACCCAGACCATAATGAACTTCATATGGCATTAGGATTTCCAAATGCGCCTGACTGGGTGAGAGGCGGACTTGGGGTGGGTAAAATTGTAATAGCATCACCTTTAAATCCACCACCAGGTTCTGATTTTTATAACGTATTAAATACAGCGGTTCACGAATTTGTACACATGATAGTAAATAAGATAAATGATAATACACCTAGATGGCTAAATGAAGGAATAGCGTGTTATGAAGCAAAAGACAATAATGAAAACTGGATAATAAAAACTGTCAAAAATGGATTAGAAAATAATATTATTCCTACATTTAAAGAACTAGATACAGGAGCGGATTTTGAAACCTTTTTTGCACGTAATGGATATCAATACTCATATACCATAGTAGAATCAATAATTAAACTATTTGGATATGAAAAGTTACGCAATTTAATAAAGCAACCCAATAGTATTGTAGAGATTTTTGGAATGACAGAAGAGGAGCTTCAAGATAAATGGATTGATTATATAAAAGTCAATTACCTGCAAAGTTAG
- a CDS encoding winged helix-turn-helix transcriptional regulator — protein sequence MKIREEYTCPLELVHDMIKGKWKSIILWRLRLAPTSLAKLERDIDGINQKMLLEQLKELIDYGFVEKKSFDGYPLRVEYSLTIDMGMKIIDALKIMQSIGIDYLKEHGMEKTLIEKKVIPE from the coding sequence ATGAAAATAAGAGAAGAATATACGTGTCCTTTAGAACTAGTACACGATATGATTAAAGGAAAATGGAAATCTATTATATTATGGCGATTGCGATTAGCCCCTACATCATTGGCTAAATTAGAAAGAGATATTGATGGAATTAATCAAAAAATGCTATTAGAGCAATTAAAAGAATTAATTGATTATGGGTTTGTGGAAAAGAAATCATTTGATGGTTATCCTCTTCGTGTGGAATACTCTTTAACAATAGATATGGGAATGAAGATTATAGATGCCCTAAAAATCATGCAATCTATTGGAATTGATTACTTAAAGGAACATGGTATGGAAAAGACATTGATTGAAAAAAAGGTTATTCCAGAGTAA